A stretch of the Larimichthys crocea isolate SSNF chromosome IX, L_crocea_2.0, whole genome shotgun sequence genome encodes the following:
- the trappc13 gene encoding trafficking protein particle complex subunit 13 isoform X1, whose amino-acid sequence MSLCFAVMRLTKPTLFTNLPVTCEDRDLPGDSFGQLMRDDPSTIKGAGFNARGVLTLPQNFGNSPNIFLGETFSSYISVHNDSNQVVKVILVKADLQTLPGLNLSASNSAVGELKPECCIVTYPHHEVKEIGTHILVCAVSYTTQYGEKLYFRKFFKFQVLKPLDVKTKFYNAESDLSSVTDEVFLEAQIQNITTSPMFMEKVSLEPSMMYNVTELNTVAYGDDGESTFGKMSYLQPMDTRQYLYCLKPKPEYAEKAGVIKGVTVIGKLDIVWKTNLGERGRLQTSQLQRMAPGYGDIRLSLEMIPDTVNLEEPFDIICKITNCSERTMDLVLEMCNTRSIHWCGVSGRQLGKLSPGAFLSLPLTLLSSVQGLQSISGLRLTDTFLKRTYEYDDIAQVCVVCPYTSNEC is encoded by the exons ATGTcactttgttttgcagtgatGCGATTAACGAAGCCGACTCTCTTCACAAACTTGCCGGTGACGTGTGAAGATCGAGATCTGCCGG gagATTCGTTTGGTCAGCTAATGAGGGATGACCCGTCCACCATCAAAGGAGCGGGTTTTAATGCTCGGGGAGTGCTTACGTTACCACAGAACTTCGGTAACTCGCC AAATATTTTCCTGGGCGAGACCTTCTCCAGTTACATAAGCGTGCACAACGACAGCAACCAAGTTGTGAAGGTAATTCTCGTcaag GCTGACCTACAGACCCTCCCAGGGCTCAACCTCTCGGCGTCCAACTCCGCAGTAGGAGAACTCAAACCTGAGTGTTGCATTGTGACTTATCCACACCACGAAGTCAAAGAAATCGGGACTCACAT CTTAGTTTGTGCCGTCAGTTACACCACTCAGTACGGGGAGAAGCTCTATTTTCGGAAGTTCTTCAAATTCCAG GTTCTGAAGCCACTGGACGTGAAGACCAAGTTCTACAACGCAGAG AGTGACCTCAGTTCTGTG ACAGATGAAGTTTTCCTGGAGGCTCAGATTCAGAACATCACCACCTCACCCATGTTCATGGAGAAGGTCTCTCTGGAGCCCTCCATGATGTACAACGTCACTGAGCTCAACACGGTCGCGTATGGAGATGACGG AGAGTCCACGTTTGGGAAGATGTCCTACCTGCAGCCCATGGACACGCGGCAGTACCTGTACTGCCTGAAGCCAAAACCGGAGTACGCGGAGAAGGCCGGCGTCATCAAGGGTGTGACGGTGATCGGCAAGCTTGACATCGTATGGAAGACCAATCTCGGAGAAAGAGGGAGGCTACAGACCAGTCAGCTGCAAAGAATG GCTCCAGGGTACGGAGACATCAGACTGTCTTTGGAGATGATTCCTGACACCGTCAACCTCGAAGAACCTTTTGACATTATCTGTAAAATCACCAACtgcag CGAAAGAACCATGGACCTGGTGCTGGAGATGTGCAACACCAGGTCGATCCACTGGTGCGGCGTGTCCGGGCGACAGCTGGGGAAACTCAGCCCCGGtgccttcctctctctgcccctcaCGCTCCTCTCGTCCGTCCAGGGTCTGCAG agtATTTCCGGACTGAGACTCACCGACACATTTCTGAAGAGGACGTACGAATACGACGACATCgcacaagtgtgtgtggtcTGCCCGTACACGAGCAATGAGTGctaa
- the trappc13 gene encoding trafficking protein particle complex subunit 13 isoform X2 produces MSLCFAVMRLTKPTLFTNLPVTCEDRDLPGDSFGQLMRDDPSTIKGAGFNARGVLTLPQNFGNSPNIFLGETFSSYISVHNDSNQVVKVILVKADLQTLPGLNLSASNSAVGELKPECCIVTYPHHEVKEIGTHILVCAVSYTTQYGEKLYFRKFFKFQVLKPLDVKTKFYNAETDEVFLEAQIQNITTSPMFMEKVSLEPSMMYNVTELNTVAYGDDGESTFGKMSYLQPMDTRQYLYCLKPKPEYAEKAGVIKGVTVIGKLDIVWKTNLGERGRLQTSQLQRMAPGYGDIRLSLEMIPDTVNLEEPFDIICKITNCSERTMDLVLEMCNTRSIHWCGVSGRQLGKLSPGAFLSLPLTLLSSVQGLQSISGLRLTDTFLKRTYEYDDIAQVCVVCPYTSNEC; encoded by the exons ATGTcactttgttttgcagtgatGCGATTAACGAAGCCGACTCTCTTCACAAACTTGCCGGTGACGTGTGAAGATCGAGATCTGCCGG gagATTCGTTTGGTCAGCTAATGAGGGATGACCCGTCCACCATCAAAGGAGCGGGTTTTAATGCTCGGGGAGTGCTTACGTTACCACAGAACTTCGGTAACTCGCC AAATATTTTCCTGGGCGAGACCTTCTCCAGTTACATAAGCGTGCACAACGACAGCAACCAAGTTGTGAAGGTAATTCTCGTcaag GCTGACCTACAGACCCTCCCAGGGCTCAACCTCTCGGCGTCCAACTCCGCAGTAGGAGAACTCAAACCTGAGTGTTGCATTGTGACTTATCCACACCACGAAGTCAAAGAAATCGGGACTCACAT CTTAGTTTGTGCCGTCAGTTACACCACTCAGTACGGGGAGAAGCTCTATTTTCGGAAGTTCTTCAAATTCCAG GTTCTGAAGCCACTGGACGTGAAGACCAAGTTCTACAACGCAGAG ACAGATGAAGTTTTCCTGGAGGCTCAGATTCAGAACATCACCACCTCACCCATGTTCATGGAGAAGGTCTCTCTGGAGCCCTCCATGATGTACAACGTCACTGAGCTCAACACGGTCGCGTATGGAGATGACGG AGAGTCCACGTTTGGGAAGATGTCCTACCTGCAGCCCATGGACACGCGGCAGTACCTGTACTGCCTGAAGCCAAAACCGGAGTACGCGGAGAAGGCCGGCGTCATCAAGGGTGTGACGGTGATCGGCAAGCTTGACATCGTATGGAAGACCAATCTCGGAGAAAGAGGGAGGCTACAGACCAGTCAGCTGCAAAGAATG GCTCCAGGGTACGGAGACATCAGACTGTCTTTGGAGATGATTCCTGACACCGTCAACCTCGAAGAACCTTTTGACATTATCTGTAAAATCACCAACtgcag CGAAAGAACCATGGACCTGGTGCTGGAGATGTGCAACACCAGGTCGATCCACTGGTGCGGCGTGTCCGGGCGACAGCTGGGGAAACTCAGCCCCGGtgccttcctctctctgcccctcaCGCTCCTCTCGTCCGTCCAGGGTCTGCAG agtATTTCCGGACTGAGACTCACCGACACATTTCTGAAGAGGACGTACGAATACGACGACATCgcacaagtgtgtgtggtcTGCCCGTACACGAGCAATGAGTGctaa